The following proteins are encoded in a genomic region of Nicotiana sylvestris chromosome 4, ASM39365v2, whole genome shotgun sequence:
- the LOC138890535 gene encoding uncharacterized protein, translating into MSLKIKEEVTKQINAKVLRVVEYRTWLDNIVLVAKKDGKIWMDEEDAEKTAFITPRGVYCYKIMPFSLNNVGATYMMAMNTIFHDMIHKEIEKSMPTGMLAKWKIMLSEFDIVYVTHKAIKGQALANHLVEHLVDGGYEPLKMYFPDEEVSFIREDIAKSYDGWRIFFDRVANFKGVGIGAILILEIGQHYPVSAKLRFPYTNNVAEYEACISGLKMAIDMNVQELLVIVDSDFLIHQVRDDWTTKNSRILQYLHHVWELRKRFTKTEFQHVPRIQNEFANALATLSSLIQHPKKNFIDHIPVKIHN; encoded by the exons atgagtttgaaaatcaaggaagaagtcaccaagcagatcaacgctaaggttcttagggtagtagaataccggACATGGTTAGACAACATTGTGCTAGtggcaaagaaggatgggaag atctggatggatgaggaagatgctgagaaaacagctttcattacaccacggggagtgtactgttacaagataatGCCATTCAGCCTGAAtaatgtaggggccacctacatgatgGCCATGaataccatcttccatgatatgatacacaaggagatagag aagtcCATGCCCACCGGCATgttagccaagtggaaaatcatgttgagtgagttcgacattgtttacgtaactcataaagcaatcaagggacaagcattagCAAACCACCTTGTTGAACACctcgtggatggaggatacgaacccctaaaaatgtattttcctgatgaagaggtatcattcataagagaagacattgcaaaatcctatgacggttggagaatattcTTCGATAGagtagcaaacttcaaaggagttggcataggagcaatcCTGATAttagaaatcggtcagcattatccggtgtctgccaaacttaggttcccctacaccaacaatgtggccgagtatgaagcctgcatctcaggactcaaaatggccattgacatgaacgttcaagagctgttAGTGATTGTAGATTCAGACtttcttatacatcaggtacgagacgattggacaaccaagaactctaGGATACTCCAGTATTTGCATCACGTAtgggaattgagaaagaggttcacaaagacggaattccagcatgttcccagaatccagaatgagtttgccaatgcgttggctaccctatcatctctGATACAACATCCCAAGAAGAATTTCATTGATCACAttccggtgaaaatccataattag
- the LOC138890536 gene encoding uncharacterized protein — MIKVPPSELNTTSSPWTFDAWGMDVIGPIKPAASNGHMFILRLDKSCMQNFQDQTQELHSLQASDEWSCRSRQQEYQEDIEEYDKESQTVAREVIISSLGYRTTVCTSTGTTPYMLVYGTEIVIPAEVRRRAMTIPAE; from the exons atgataaaggtacctccaagtgagcttaacacaacaagctcaccgtggacATTCgacgcctggggaatggacgttattggaccaatcaagcctgctgcttccaacggacacatgtttatcctg cgacttgataaAAGCTGTATgcaaaactttcaagatcaaacacaagaattacacagcctacaggcctcagatgaatggagttgtagaagccgccaacaagaatatcaagaagatattgaggaatatgataaagaatcacagacagtggcacgagaagttattaTTTCCTCTTTGGGATATCGTACCACAGTCTGTACATCAACAGGgacaaccccctatatgctggtttacggtacagagattgtcattcccgctgag